TCCGCCTCAGCCCCATGCCCGGGCGGGCTATaagaggaggcggcggcggcagccgTGCCGCGCTGCCCGTGCTGGCGGCGGGAGCAGGGGCGGCAGCGGCGCTGGGGCAGCGCCGCCATGAAGTCACCTCAGGGGCAGCGGCCGGCGGGTCACGGTGGGAGCGGTGGGTGAGGCGCCGGGGTGGGGGCTCtgaggggggaaggagggatggggggggtaTCACCTTCGCACGCGGGGGTCGGGtcccggacccggacccggtCCCGGCGGGTCCTGACTGAGTTGCCTCCGCCCGTCAGCGCCGGGTGAGGACGGCGGCGGGGGCCTGGCCGAGGCGCTGGGGGAGTTTGACACCGTGCTGGCCGAGTTCTCCTGCCCCGCCGCCCGGCGCCGCTTCCACTACGGAGAGCACCTGGAGCGCATGAAGCGGCGGAGCAGCGCCAGCGTCAGCGACGGCAGCGGCCTCAGCGACTCCGAGAGTGAGTGTCCGGCCGCCCCGCGGCCGGTGTTGGGGGCAGCGGTAGCagcagaaggggaagggaggacGAGAGCTCCTGGGGAAGCCACATCAAGGCTGGGTTAGGAGGCGAGGCTGAAACACTCGCTACGGACGGGGGTCAAGTGGGCGCCTGGGACACCGGGGCACCCCGGCGTGGCAAAGACAAGACGTCTTACAGCAGTCTTCTAGTGCCTGCAGAGATCCTGTAAGAAACATGGAGAGAGACTTCACAAGAGCATGTGGCGATAGGAGAAGGgaggatggctttaaactggaagaaggGAGACTTAGATGAGATACTAGGAAGTAATCCTTCACTGTGAGGCTGctaaggcactggcacagggtgcccagagaagctgtggctgccccatccctggcagtgttcaaggccaggttggacggggcttggagcagcctgctccagtggaaggtgtccctgcccacggcagggagttggaacttggggggctttaaggtcccttctaaccaaACCATCCCATGAGGTTCTTAATTTAACAGGGTCTGTCTGCTCTATCTCAGTAGCCAAAATACGATTTGAGAGAAAGTTAACTAAAGTGTGTTTTACAGAGCAGGTGGAAACTCGTACAGGTTTATGGCTTAGTGTTATCATTATTTCAGAGGTGATGACTTTAAGCTAATTTGCACACAAGTGTATCAATTGTATACAAGTGGTGAAGTGGTGCATGCAGAACATAGCACAGGAAGGGTGGGAAGCAGATACTGACTCATGACCTGCTTTAGGCCAGAAAACAGAATTGGAactaagttgttttttttttcttttttttttagttaactTGGAAAAAAGTTTTATGCCTCTTATATTTTGGTAGTCTGGGAgaaaaaacttatttt
This Lathamus discolor isolate bLatDis1 chromosome 4, bLatDis1.hap1, whole genome shotgun sequence DNA region includes the following protein-coding sequences:
- the RGCC gene encoding regulator of cell cycle RGCC isoform X2 produces the protein MKSPQGQRPAGHAPGEDGGGGLAEALGEFDTVLAEFSCPAARRRFHYGEHLERMKRRSSASVSDGSGLSDSESAGSLYRNSFSLSDEKLNSPTTSTPSLPSPSVTPCKAKLGDTKELEDFIADLDRTLASM
- the RGCC gene encoding regulator of cell cycle RGCC isoform X1; protein product: MKSPQGQRPAGHGGSAPGEDGGGGLAEALGEFDTVLAEFSCPAARRRFHYGEHLERMKRRSSASVSDGSGLSDSESAGSLYRNSFSLSDEKLNSPTTSTPSLPSPSVTPCKAKLGDTKELEDFIADLDRTLASM